The Actinoplanes sp. N902-109 genomic interval CCGGGTCGTCCGGGTCGTCGTCGCCCTGGTTCTTGCGGCGCATCATGACCAGCACGATCGCGCCGACACCGGCGGCGACCAGCAGGCCGCCCAGGATGATGAAGAGCAACGAGCCGGAGCCGCTGTCGCCGTTGTTGGCCGCGTTGCTCGGCTGCGGGGCCGCTGCCTCGGTGGTGGCCTCGTCGGTTGCCTCGTCCGTGGCGTCGTCCTCGGAGGGCTCCTCGGTGGGCTCGGTGCTCGTGGTGGCCGACGGCGACGGCGTGGGCGAGGTCGGCGCGGCGATGAGCTTCAGCGTCAGGGGCACGTTGACCGACTTGTCGGCGGCACCGCTGGCGCTCACCGTGGTCTTGTCGTAGCCGTCCTTGGTGGCGCCGACCGCCAGCGAGCCGACCGCGATGGGCTTGGCATCGGTGGAGCGGATCGAGTAGGCGCCGCTGCCGCTGGAGCTGGTCTGGAAGATGCTGCCGTTGGCGTCCCGCAGGATGACGGTCGCACCCGACACGGCCTTGCCGTCCTGGTCCTTGACCTTGCCGCTGACCTGGCGCACGGAGCTCGGCTTGTCCGGCCCGGTGACCTTGACGGACCGGCTGGCGTTGCCCGTCTGCCCACCGATGGTCGCGTTGATCTGAATCTGGAAGGTCTGCGATTCGCCGGTGCCGACCGTGCCCGCGGTCAGGGTCAGCGTGTGCGTCGCCGACTGGCCCGGGAGAATGTCCTCGGCGGAGATGTTGCAGCCGGTGCACTGCAGACCGCCGGAGTCGATCTGATAGCTCGCCTTGGTGTCGGTGGCGTTCTCACCGTTCAGTTTGTTCCGGTTGGTCACCGTGAACGTCAGCGTTGTCTTGCCACCGGAGGGGACGTTTGATGACGATACGTTGGCCGACACTTGCGGAGCGTCAGCGAGCGCAGCCACCGGGGCGGCGAAGAGCACGCCGGCCACCAGCGCCAGGAACGCACCGGCCTGGACTGCCCGGGCTCGTAGGTGCGTTGTCACGTCCACCACCTTCCGGTCGCACGGGTCCCGGGCCGCTTCCGAAATGGCCCATGAATCCCGCGACGAGTACACACCGTCGGCCACTATGCCCTGTCGAAGACCGTCCGCGCGAGTCAGGGCCGCCGGGTTGTGTCCAGAACCCGGGTCGTATTGTCCCGACGTGTCTCCTGCGCACAATAATTCCGAGTCGGTCGTCGCGGCGTTGGACGCGCTGGACGCCGGGGCCGAACCGGCCCGTCCGGTGCTTCGTGACGCTGTGCGAGCACTGCTGGCCGAGCTGGCGCGAACGGCCCCCGGCCGATCGGTGGAGGTCCGGATTCCGCCTTTCGGTGCCATTCAGTGTGTCGAAGGTCCCCGGCACACCCGCGGCACTCCGCCCAATGTGGTCGAGACCGACCCGATGACCTGGCTGCTGGTCGCCACGGGCCGGCTGAGCTGGGCAGATGCGGTCAATTCGGGCCGGGTCCGGGCCAGCGGTATACGCACCGATCTTGCCCCGTACCTCCCTGTGCACCAGGGCTGATACCGATTTCACCGCGTACACTTGTCGGTCGGACCAGTAAGCCAAGCAGACCAGCATGAGGGAGCAAGCGCGTGCCCCGAGGCGACGGCCGGTTGACCGACGATCTCGACCCCCAGGACCGCGGACCCCAGGATGCCTGCGGCGTCTTCGGCGTCTGGGCCCCCGAGGAAGAGGTTGCCAAACTCACCTACTTCGGGCTTTTCGCACTGCAGCACCGCGGCCAGGAGGCTGCTGGCATTGCTGTCAGTGACGGATCCGGTGTGGTGGTCTACAAGGATCTCGGCCTGGTGTCCCAGGTCTTCGACGAGCCGACGCTGGCGAGCCTGCGCGGCCACCTCGCGATCGGTCACACCCGTTACTCCACCACCGGTGGTTCCAACTGGGAGAACGCTCAGCCGACGATCCGGGCCACCACGGCCGGCACCACGATCGCGCTGGCCCACAACGGCAACCTGGTCAACACCGCCGAGCTGGCCCGCGAGATCGCCGAGCGCGGCCTGGACGCCGGTGACGCCACCTCCGACACCGCGATGGTGACCACCCTGCTGGCCAGCCGCCCGGACCTGTCGGTCGAGGCCGCGGCCATGGAGGTGCTCCCGCGGCTGCGCGGCGCGTTCAGCTTCGTCTTCATGGACGAGGGCACCCTGTACGCAGCCCGCGACGCCCAGGGGGTGCGCCCGCTGGTGCTCGGCCGGATGGAGCGCGGCTGGGCCGTGGCCAGCGAGACCGCCGCGCTCGACATCGTCGGGGCCAGCTTCGTGCGCGAGGTCGAGCCCGGCGAGATCCTGGCGATCGACGAGCACGGCCTGCGCTCGAGCCGGTTCGCCAGCCCCGAGCCCAAGGGCTGCCTCTTCGAGTACGTCTACCTCGCCCGCCCGGACACCACGATCGCCGGTCGCAACATGTACGCGGCCCGCGTCGAGGTCGGCCGCCGGCTGGCCAAGGAGCACCCGGTCGAGGCCGACCTGGTGATCGGCGTGCCGCAGTCGGGCATCCCGGCCGCGATCGGGTACGCCGAGGAGTCCGGCATCCCGTACAGCGAGGGCTTCATGAAGAACGCCTACGTCGGGCGCACCTTCATCCAGCCGTCGCAGACGATCCGCCAGCTGGGCATCCGGCTCAAGCTCAACCCGCTGCGCGAGGTGGTCCGGGGCAAGCGCATCGTGGTGATCGACGACTCGATCGTGCGCGGCAACACCCAGCGGGCCCAGATCCGGATGCTGCGTGAGGCCGGCGCCCTGGAGGTGCACGTGCGCATCTCCTCGCCGCCGGTCAAGTGGCCCTGCTTCTACGGCATCGAC includes:
- a CDS encoding sterol carrier family protein; this translates as MSPAHNNSESVVAALDALDAGAEPARPVLRDAVRALLAELARTAPGRSVEVRIPPFGAIQCVEGPRHTRGTPPNVVETDPMTWLLVATGRLSWADAVNSGRVRASGIRTDLAPYLPVHQG
- the purF gene encoding amidophosphoribosyltransferase, encoding MPRGDGRLTDDLDPQDRGPQDACGVFGVWAPEEEVAKLTYFGLFALQHRGQEAAGIAVSDGSGVVVYKDLGLVSQVFDEPTLASLRGHLAIGHTRYSTTGGSNWENAQPTIRATTAGTTIALAHNGNLVNTAELAREIAERGLDAGDATSDTAMVTTLLASRPDLSVEAAAMEVLPRLRGAFSFVFMDEGTLYAARDAQGVRPLVLGRMERGWAVASETAALDIVGASFVREVEPGEILAIDEHGLRSSRFASPEPKGCLFEYVYLARPDTTIAGRNMYAARVEVGRRLAKEHPVEADLVIGVPQSGIPAAIGYAEESGIPYSEGFMKNAYVGRTFIQPSQTIRQLGIRLKLNPLREVVRGKRIVVIDDSIVRGNTQRAQIRMLREAGALEVHVRISSPPVKWPCFYGIDFATRAELIANGLEIDGIRRSIGADSLGYVSLDNLVQATEQPKSRLCMACFDGQYPIELPAGHLIGKHLLEGVGKRAVMTDATPEQTDAAVSGLERDYDNEQYAEGEREQAQPLVGSPGGVDALRRP